From one Lotus japonicus ecotype B-129 chromosome 3, LjGifu_v1.2 genomic stretch:
- the LOC130744827 gene encoding F-box/kelch-repeat protein At3g23880-like — protein sequence MLNPILPPELIEEILLRLPVQSLLRFKCICKSWLSLISDPNFAKSHYDLAAKPTYRVLFKSKSGFKVTSIDIESSLHDHTLARSYVRLTPHQIADYYPIYIYGSCRGFLLIQWKHRNLLVWNPTTADDYLVILIAMYRYGSTDCKTHIEIFSFKTNSWNQIQGFKFPYWTTKFDQAGLLLNGALHWLVYSRDTEDHVIIVFDLKQMSLLEIPIPLDIDMELKSISRQYYLRVLGDCLCLCYPAQHIWDVAAEIWIMKNYKVQSSWTKSFVLPVNYDIRDRFFVLPLCSTKSDGFISTNCSGGLSKYNNKGVLIEHTSTFDPDFESYYLQQSAMYRESLLSLPGDFMEAKEDGLSFS from the exons ATGCTGAACCCCATTCTTCCTCCGGAATTGATAGAGGAAATTCTGCTGAGATTGCCGGTGCAATCTCTGTTGCGTTTCAAATGCATTTGCAAGTCATGGCTCTCTCTTATCTCCGATCCCAATTTTGCAAAATCTCATTACGACCTTGCTGCCAAACCCACCTATCGAGTTCTCTTCAAATCAAAGTCTGGTTTCAAGGTGACATCCATAGACATAGAATCATCACTTCATGATCATACTCTAGCAAGAAGTTACGTTCGATTAACCCCACACCAAATTGCTGATTACTATCCCATTTATATTTATGGTTCTTGCCGAGGATTTCTACTCATACAATGGAAGCATCGTAATCTCCTTGTGTGGAATCCAACAACAG CGGATGACTATCTAGTTATTCTTATTGCAATGTACAGATACGGCTCCACTGATTGTAAAACCCATATTGAGATTTTCTCCTTCAAAACCAATTCATGGAACCAAATTCAGGGTTTCAAATTCCCATATTGGACGACCAAGTTTGACCAAGCTGGGCTGCTTTTAAATGGAGCTCTTCATTGGTTGGTTTACTCCCGTGATACAGAGGATCATGTCATCATTGTCTTTGATTTGAAACAAATGAGTTTACTAGAGATTCCTATACCTCTTGATATAGACATGGAGTTAAAATCAATATCAAGACAATATTACTTGAGGGTATTGGGTGATTGTCTTTGTCTATGTTACCCTGCTCAGCATATTTGGGATGTCGCTGCTGAGATATGGATCATGAAAAACTACAAAGTGCAGTCATCCTGGACTAAGTCATTTGTTCTGCCTGTGAATTATGACATTCGTGATAGATTCTTTGTTCTTCCACTATGCTCCACCAAATCTGATGGATTCATTTCAACAAATTGTAGTGGAGGATTGTCGAAATATAACAACAAAGGAGTTCTTATTGAACATACAAGTACATTTGATCCTGATTTTGAGTCATATTATTTACAACAGTCTGCTATGTATAGAGAAAGCCTACTCTCCCTCCCTGGTGACTTTATGGAAGCCAAAGAAGACGGCCTATCCTTTTCATGA
- the LOC130746395 gene encoding putative FBD-associated F-box protein At5g22720 isoform X2: protein MNGNMDMISQLPEPIIHDILSWLPNKDSARTCVLSKTWRYLYATKPIMVFNHFEFDPQIDGHSFISRGIIRRPFLLAKTYSEKKELFMNYVQSSLKRFFHQQQHLPRLRKFDLTVCTYDDKTEQEFGHIGEWLHDVIHNGTDTICLKIMSYHDAPYPLPHFILSSKMLQELCLSGSLLLFAGRDISLPSLRVLSLCNVHHVNDDLVKHFFSGCPLVEVLRIQGCKNLVDLQASCLSRLVELALDSCSFVRTVEVGSLNFKSFSYSRSKTPPNITLLGASKTLTKLKMEICGIGHQSPFHQLSEFVQLEELVLEHVDTGKVPMKISSKSLKRLVIRSLLNMKHVVEIECPNITAMEYTSNLLPFNSLSPLNPEHFRLEFHLVFQHVVWLDALKIIFENGFTFTKYPMACLVLKDHKEVIILDLDGVLIEVMLSFLNRVEDLESTSSIIIKSGFVDVKNEILTPMPPHMAFNVESSWTSNFTQVFLEKLSRKMESCSCFVERDTNIVNIPCVLRQFLSSSYQIHRFVSKWDWKI from the exons ATGAATGGAAACATGGACATGATTTCTCAGTTGCcagaacccatcattcatgacaTACTCTCTTGGCTCCCCAACAAAGACTCAGCAAGAACTTGTGTCCTCTCCAAAACTTGGAGATATTTGTATGCTACCAAACCCATCATGGTTTTCAATCACTTTGAGTTTGATCCACAAATTGATGGCCATAGTTTTATATCAAGAGGCATCATCAGAAGACCTTTTCTTTTGGCCAAAACATACTCAGAGAAAAAAGAGTTGTTCATGAACTATGTGCAGAGTTCTTTGAAACGTTTCTTCCATCAACAGCAACATCTTCCACGGCTGAGAAAATTTGATTTAACAGTCTGCACTTATGATGACAAAACTGAACAAGAGTTTGGCCACATAGGTGAGTGGTTGCATGATGTGATTCATAATGGAACTGATACTATATGTCTTAAGATTATGTCATATCATGATGCCCCTTACCCTTTGCCTCATTTCATTCTTTCTTCTAAGATGCTGCAAGAATTGTGTTTGTCTGGGTCCCTTTTGCTCTTTGCTGGTAGGGATATCAGTCTTCCTTCTCTTCGTGTACTTTCCCTTTGTAATGTTCATCATGTCAATGATGATTTGGTCAAACATTTTTTCAGTGGTTGTCCTTTAGTGGAGGTATTGAGGATCCAAGGTTGCAAAAACTTAGTTGATCTTCAAGCTTCATGTCTCTCCAGGCTTGTAGAACTTGCCTTAGATTCCTGCAGCTTTGTTAGAACGGTTGAAGTTGGTTCACTAAATTTTAAATCTTTCTCTTACTCTCGTAGCAAAACCCCACCTAACATTACATTGTTGGGAGCTTCCAAAACTTTGACAAAGTTGAAGATGGAAATTTGTGGTATTGGACATCAGAGTCCATTTCATCAGCTGTCCGAATTCGTTCAGCTTGAGGAATTGGTTCTGGAACATGTTGATACTGGGAAAGTCCCTATGAAGATTTCTAGCAAAAGTCTCAAGAGGTTGGTCATTAGAAGCTTGCTCAATATGAAACATGTGGTAGAGATTGAATGTCCTAATATTACTGCAATGGAATATACATCCAACTTACTGCCATTCAATTCTCTGAGCCCTTTGAATCCAGAACATTTTAGACTTGAATTCCATCTTGTATTCCAACATGTTGTTTGGTTGGATGCCTTGAAGATAATATTTGAAAATGGTTTTACTTTTACCAAATACCCAATGGCCTGTCTTGTACTGAAAGACCATAAG GAAGTGATAATTCTGGATCTAGATGGTGTGTTGATTGAAGTGATGCTTTCTTTTCTCAATCGAGTTGAGGATTTGGAGTCTACATCAAGCATAATTATAAAATCAGGTTTTGTAGATGTGAAGAATGAAATTTTGACTCCCATGCCTCCACATATGGCATTTAATGTGGAATCATCTTGGACTAGCAACTTCACACAG GTCTTTTTAGAAAAATTATCAAGGAAAATGGAGTCTTGTAGCTGCTTTGTGGAGAGGGACACCAACATTGTAAATATTCCCTGTGTATTGAGGCAATTCCTATCTTCATCATACCAAATACATAGATTTGTTTCAAAATGGGATTGGAAAATTTGA
- the LOC130746396 gene encoding alanine aminotransferase 2, mitochondrial-like — MASPPSDSSLPITIHNINPKVLKCRCAIRGEIFSLAMKLQQELQANPGSHSFDEILYCHAGNPQSLGQQPITFFREVLALCDHPGILDRSETQDLYSSDAIERTRKILDQIPARATGAYSQSEGIKGLRDTIATGIEARDGFPAHPNDIFLINGASSAIDMMLQLLIRSESDGIMCAIPMFPLYTDFIALHGGYLVPYYLDEAAGWGLEISELQKQLGAARSKGINVRVLVVINPGNPTGQVLYEENQRDIVKFCKQEGLVLLADEVYQENVYVVEKKFQSFKKVSRSMGYGENDISIVSLHSISKGYYGECGKRGGYMEVTGFSADVREQIYKLACFNLCCNITGQILTSLIMSPPKVGDESYESFWAERDGILSSFARGAKTMEEAFNKLEGVTCNKGEGAMYLFPRVRLPLKAIKAAEAINAAPDDYYCRCLLNATGILVLPGSTTGQVPGTWHFRCTILPREDKIPAIVSRFTEFHKKFMDEFRD, encoded by the exons ATGGCTTCCCCTCCTTCTGATTCCTCTTTACCTATAACAATCCACAACATTAATCCTAAG GTTCTGAAATGCAGGTGTGCTATACGAGGAGAGATCTTCTCACTTGCCATG AAATTGCAACAAGAATTACAGGCAAATCCAGGATCTCATTCATTTGATGAG ATACTTTACTGTCACGCTGGAAATCCTCAATCTCTTGGCCAGCAGCCGATAACGTTTTTCCGAGAG GTTCTTGCATTATGTGACCATCCGGGTATTCTGGACAGAAGTGAAACACAGGATTTGTACAG TTCTGATGCAATAGAGCGAACTAGGAAGATTCTGGATCAGATTCCTGCGAGAGCAACTGGTGCATACAGTCAAAGTGAG GGTATCAAGGGCCTGCGTGATACAATAGCTACTGGAATTGAAGCCCGTGATGGGTTTCCTGCTCATCCTAATGATATTTTCTTGATCAATGGTGCAAGCTCAGCG ATTGATATGATGTTACAATTACTGATAAGATCAGAAAGTGATGGAATTATGTGTGCCATCCCTATGTTTCCTCTGTACACAGACTTCATTGCCCTCCATGGTGGCTACCTG GTACCTTATTATCTAGATGAAGCAGCTGGTTGGGGGTTGGAAATATCCGAACTCCAGAAGCAACTGGGAGCTGCCAGGTCCAAGGGCATCAATGTGCGGGTTTTAGTTGTTATAAATCCAGGCAACCCGACGGGTCAG GTTCTTTATGAGGAAAACCAACGTGATATCGTAAAATTTTGCAAGCAAGAAGGGCTGGTTCTTTTGGCTGATGAG GTTTATCAAGAGAACGTTTATGTTGTTGAGAAGAAATTCCAGTCTTTTAAGAAGGTATCTCGGTCCATGGGATATGGTGAGAATGATATCTCTATAGTATCCCTTCATTCAATCTCCAAAG GGTATTATGGGGAGTGTGGGAAAAGAGGAGGTTATATGGAGGTGACTGGGTTTTCTGCAGATGTGAGGGAACAGATATACAAGCTGGCATGTTTTAATCTTTGTTGCAATATAACTGGTCAAATTCTTACTAGCTTGATCATGAGTCCACCCAAG GTTGGAGATGAGTCCTACGAGTCATTTTGGGCCGAGAGGGATGGAATTTTATCATCCTTTGCTAGGGGTGCAAAG ACAATGGAAGAAGCATTTAACAAGTTAGAGGGTGTAACATGCAACAAAGGAGAAGGGGCAATGTATTTGTTTCCTCGTGTTCGCCTTCCTTTAAAGGCTATCAAAGCAGCAGAGGCTATTAATGCAGCTCCTGATGACTACTACTGTCGCTGCCTGCTCAACGCCACAGGAATACTTGTTCTTCCTGGTTCTACCACTGGACAG GTTCCTGGCACATGGCATTTTAGGTGCACCATACTGCCCCGAGAAGACAAGATTCCAGCTATTGTCTCGCGATTCACAGAGTTCCACAAGAAATTCATGGATGAATTCCGCGACTGA
- the LOC130746394 gene encoding uncharacterized protein LOC130746394, which translates to MDIPNHRFFQPSSVFLPQGDSPIESLYGKIKGNNNIINNNPFADTFSDPLCKLNLRETSEFVKSFPTSNGNDSVSQQQRRLEAPSTPGRPVFSFSSSIGRNLSRKSFPSKWDDAEKWLMSSSCHDSPAHNTTSKISSTRQQQCEDGFKQLQQQVESFSEKSRVTEERVSSKAVPTFQRSPSLDHHQALGAFNGVPCPTDIVLKDKFTDSIEPIMPNFRYSEPTKEGFLFRNPAGEAMQDACTEVVHEVQHRDVGTEMTPIGSSTTSRCHTPFKSSSPARHNTPASRSGPLALASPKSTGCTVDVIQLEECHFSKLQLATPYDFVPSNWSSGEEEDKEMSKSLRHNASQKADSDCIAATWEEEEKTKCCLRYQREEAKIQAWINLQNAKAEAQSRKLEVKIQKMRSNLEEKLMKRMTVVHRKAEEWRETAREKHMEQMQKAAQHAKKMVHGHNSQFSRHSSCGCFPCNNNHH; encoded by the exons ATGGACATCCCCAACCACagattcttccaaccttcatctgTATTTCTACCACAAGGG GATTCACCCATTGAGAGCTTGTATGGAAAGATCAAAGGCAACAAcaacatcatcaacaacaacccatTTGCAGATACCTTCTCTGATCCACTTTGCAAGCTCAATCTCAGGGAAACCTCTGAGTTTGTCAAGTCATTTCCAACCTCAAATGGCAATGACTCTGTCTCACAGCAACAGAGGAGGCTAGAGGCTCCTTCAACCCCTGGCAGacctgttttcagcttcagctccAGCATTGGAAGAAACCTTTCAAGGAAGAGCTTCCCTTCCAAATGGGATGATGCAGAGAAATGGCTCATGAGCAGCTCCTGCCATGACTCACCTGCTCACAACACCACCTCCAAGATCAGCAGCACCAGACAACAACAATGTGAGGATGGATTTAAGCAGCTGCAGCAGCAAGTGGAGAGTTTCTCGGAGAAATCGAGGGTCACAGAGGAAAGGGTTTCTTCCAAAGCTGTCCCAACCTTCCAAAGGTCTCCATCTTTGGACCACCATCAAGCACTTGGCGCTTTCAATGGTGTCCCATGTCCTACAGACATAGTACTGAAAG ATAAGTTCACAGACAGTATAGAGCCAATTATGCCGAATTTCAGATATTCAGAGCCAACTAAAGAAGGGTTTTTGTTTAGAAACCCAGCTGGGGAGGCAATGCAGGATGCTTGTACAGAAGTGGTTCATGAGGTTCAACATAGAGATGTTGGGACAGAAATGACTCCTATAGGAAGTTCCACAACTTCAAGATGCCACACCCCATTCAAGAGTTCATCCCCGGCTCGCCACAACACTCCCGCAAGTAGGTCAGGACCATTGGCCTTGGCTAGCCCCAAAAGCACTGGCTGCACTGTTGATGTGATTCAGCTGGAGGAGTGCCACTTTTCTAAACTGCAGCTAGCGACACCGTATGATTTTGTCCCTTCAAATTGGAGCTCAGGTGAGGAGGAAGATAAGGAAATGTCGAAAAGCTTGAGACATAATGCTAGCCAGAAAGCTGACTCAGACTGCATAGCTGCTACATGGGAAGAGGAGGAGAAGACTAAGTGCTGTCTTAG GTATCAAAGAGAAGAAGCAAAAATCCAAGCTTGGATAAACCTACAAAATGCTAAAGCAGAAGCTCAATCAAGAAAGCTTGAG GTGAAAATTCAGAAGATGAGATCAAACCTGGAAGAGAAGCTGATGAAGAGAATGACAGTGGTTCACAGGAAGGCTGAGGAATGGAGGGAAACAGCTAGAGAAAAGCACATGGAGCAAATGCAGAAAGCCGCTCAACATGCTAAAAAGATGGTCCATGGCCATAACTCACAATTTTCTAGGCACAGTTCATGTGGTTGCTTCCCTTGTAATAACAACCATCATTAA
- the LOC130746395 gene encoding putative FBD-associated F-box protein At5g22720 isoform X1 yields the protein MLQKLRKDLQSNPGSHPFDEAHMNGNMDMISQLPEPIIHDILSWLPNKDSARTCVLSKTWRYLYATKPIMVFNHFEFDPQIDGHSFISRGIIRRPFLLAKTYSEKKELFMNYVQSSLKRFFHQQQHLPRLRKFDLTVCTYDDKTEQEFGHIGEWLHDVIHNGTDTICLKIMSYHDAPYPLPHFILSSKMLQELCLSGSLLLFAGRDISLPSLRVLSLCNVHHVNDDLVKHFFSGCPLVEVLRIQGCKNLVDLQASCLSRLVELALDSCSFVRTVEVGSLNFKSFSYSRSKTPPNITLLGASKTLTKLKMEICGIGHQSPFHQLSEFVQLEELVLEHVDTGKVPMKISSKSLKRLVIRSLLNMKHVVEIECPNITAMEYTSNLLPFNSLSPLNPEHFRLEFHLVFQHVVWLDALKIIFENGFTFTKYPMACLVLKDHKEVIILDLDGVLIEVMLSFLNRVEDLESTSSIIIKSGFVDVKNEILTPMPPHMAFNVESSWTSNFTQVFLEKLSRKMESCSCFVERDTNIVNIPCVLRQFLSSSYQIHRFVSKWDWKI from the exons ATGTTGCAGAAATTGCGAAAAGATTTACAGTCCAATCCAGGTTCTCACCCATTTGATGAG GCACACATGAATGGAAACATGGACATGATTTCTCAGTTGCcagaacccatcattcatgacaTACTCTCTTGGCTCCCCAACAAAGACTCAGCAAGAACTTGTGTCCTCTCCAAAACTTGGAGATATTTGTATGCTACCAAACCCATCATGGTTTTCAATCACTTTGAGTTTGATCCACAAATTGATGGCCATAGTTTTATATCAAGAGGCATCATCAGAAGACCTTTTCTTTTGGCCAAAACATACTCAGAGAAAAAAGAGTTGTTCATGAACTATGTGCAGAGTTCTTTGAAACGTTTCTTCCATCAACAGCAACATCTTCCACGGCTGAGAAAATTTGATTTAACAGTCTGCACTTATGATGACAAAACTGAACAAGAGTTTGGCCACATAGGTGAGTGGTTGCATGATGTGATTCATAATGGAACTGATACTATATGTCTTAAGATTATGTCATATCATGATGCCCCTTACCCTTTGCCTCATTTCATTCTTTCTTCTAAGATGCTGCAAGAATTGTGTTTGTCTGGGTCCCTTTTGCTCTTTGCTGGTAGGGATATCAGTCTTCCTTCTCTTCGTGTACTTTCCCTTTGTAATGTTCATCATGTCAATGATGATTTGGTCAAACATTTTTTCAGTGGTTGTCCTTTAGTGGAGGTATTGAGGATCCAAGGTTGCAAAAACTTAGTTGATCTTCAAGCTTCATGTCTCTCCAGGCTTGTAGAACTTGCCTTAGATTCCTGCAGCTTTGTTAGAACGGTTGAAGTTGGTTCACTAAATTTTAAATCTTTCTCTTACTCTCGTAGCAAAACCCCACCTAACATTACATTGTTGGGAGCTTCCAAAACTTTGACAAAGTTGAAGATGGAAATTTGTGGTATTGGACATCAGAGTCCATTTCATCAGCTGTCCGAATTCGTTCAGCTTGAGGAATTGGTTCTGGAACATGTTGATACTGGGAAAGTCCCTATGAAGATTTCTAGCAAAAGTCTCAAGAGGTTGGTCATTAGAAGCTTGCTCAATATGAAACATGTGGTAGAGATTGAATGTCCTAATATTACTGCAATGGAATATACATCCAACTTACTGCCATTCAATTCTCTGAGCCCTTTGAATCCAGAACATTTTAGACTTGAATTCCATCTTGTATTCCAACATGTTGTTTGGTTGGATGCCTTGAAGATAATATTTGAAAATGGTTTTACTTTTACCAAATACCCAATGGCCTGTCTTGTACTGAAAGACCATAAG GAAGTGATAATTCTGGATCTAGATGGTGTGTTGATTGAAGTGATGCTTTCTTTTCTCAATCGAGTTGAGGATTTGGAGTCTACATCAAGCATAATTATAAAATCAGGTTTTGTAGATGTGAAGAATGAAATTTTGACTCCCATGCCTCCACATATGGCATTTAATGTGGAATCATCTTGGACTAGCAACTTCACACAG GTCTTTTTAGAAAAATTATCAAGGAAAATGGAGTCTTGTAGCTGCTTTGTGGAGAGGGACACCAACATTGTAAATATTCCCTGTGTATTGAGGCAATTCCTATCTTCATCATACCAAATACATAGATTTGTTTCAAAATGGGATTGGAAAATTTGA
- the LOC130746397 gene encoding uncharacterized protein LOC130746397 isoform X2, translating to MAITLNPSAQISIEKHGSFPKYANKEFMSKRSDVSQKKTPVGPVVLRTTASIKNKVYEDQSKGIICYRDKSGEIICEGYDEGPNYQRISRPIYHRSDAEIMNLLPKQSWLQIVKAEEIDFKVEGVPLLEDLSWFNSFG from the exons ATGGCTATTACCTTAAATCCTTCAGCTCAAATCTCAATTGAGAAACATGGCTCATTCCCAAAATATGCAAACAAAGAGTTCATGTCAAAACGCAGCGATGTCTCACAGAAAAAGACACCAGTTGGTCCAGTAGTGCTGAGGACCACAGCATCCATCAAGAACAAG GTTTATGAGGATCAATCTAAGGGCATAATTTGTTACCGTGATAAGAGTGGAGAAATAATTTGTGAAGGGTATGATGAAGGGCCTAATTATCAACGAATTTCAAGACCAATCTATCACCGAAG TGATGCTGAAATCATGAATCTTCTACCAAAACAAAGTTGGCTTCAGATTGTAAAAGCGGAGGAAATTGATTTCAAAGTTGAAGGCGTTCCTCTGCTTGAGGATTTAAGCTGGTTTAATTCGTTTGGCTAA
- the LOC130746397 gene encoding uncharacterized protein LOC130746397 isoform X1 — translation MAITLNPSAQISIEKHGSFPKYANKEFMSKRSDVSQKKTPVGPVVLRTTASIKNKVYEDQSKGIICYRDKSGEIICEGYDEGPNYQRISRPIYHRSGFAGFSDAEIMNLLPKQSWLQIVKAEEIDFKVEGVPLLEDLSWFNSFG, via the exons ATGGCTATTACCTTAAATCCTTCAGCTCAAATCTCAATTGAGAAACATGGCTCATTCCCAAAATATGCAAACAAAGAGTTCATGTCAAAACGCAGCGATGTCTCACAGAAAAAGACACCAGTTGGTCCAGTAGTGCTGAGGACCACAGCATCCATCAAGAACAAG GTTTATGAGGATCAATCTAAGGGCATAATTTGTTACCGTGATAAGAGTGGAGAAATAATTTGTGAAGGGTATGATGAAGGGCCTAATTATCAACGAATTTCAAGACCAATCTATCACCGAAG TGGTTTTGCTGGTTTTAGTGATGCTGAAATCATGAATCTTCTACCAAAACAAAGTTGGCTTCAGATTGTAAAAGCGGAGGAAATTGATTTCAAAGTTGAAGGCGTTCCTCTGCTTGAGGATTTAAGCTGGTTTAATTCGTTTGGCTAA